From the Narcine bancroftii isolate sNarBan1 unplaced genomic scaffold, sNarBan1.hap1 Scaffold_254, whole genome shotgun sequence genome, one window contains:
- the LOC138750759 gene encoding sulfotransferase 1B1-like gives MAATPQDSRPILVPLRDVPMPDIFLDEWEEVDGFQAHPSDLLVATYPKAGTTWVQEIVDSILHDGVVSQCDRGPMPNRIPFLEFKERGKQRPGMQKLREMPPPRVIKTHLPFSLLPKSFLEQRCKVIYCARNAQDVMVSFFHFDRMNKLQPEPGSWAEYFLKFITGNVSYGPWHKHVRGWWEQRMHYPILYLFYEDLKEDLNREVRKVMKFLGREISNEAVASIVKHTSFESMKENPACNYSNVPSSIFDTNTSVFMRKGQVGDWKNHFTIAQAEVFDAVYRRWMEGSDLQFRTQL, from the exons ATGGCTGCAACACCCCAGGACTCCCGACCCATCCTGGTGCCTCTGAGGGACGTGCCAATGCCAGACATCTTCCTGGACGAGTGGGAGGAGGTGGACGGTTTCCAGGCACACCCCTCTGATCTGCTTGTCGCCACCTACCCCAAGGCAG GGACAACTTGGGTCCAGGAGATCGTTGACAGCATACTTCACGACGGGGTCGTCAGCCAGTGTGACCGAGGTCCAATGCCAAACAGGATCCCGTTCCTGGAGTTCaaggagcgggggaaacagagaccgg GTATGCAGAAACTTCGAGAGATGCCTCCTCCGAGGGTGATAAAAACCCACCTACCTTTCTCCCTGCTGCCCAAGTCTTTTTTGGAACAGCGCTGCAAG gtgATATACTGTGCAAGGAATGCCCAGGACGTGATGGTATCCTTCTTTCACTTTGACCGGATGAACAAACTTCAGCCTGAACCCGGGAGCTGGGCAGAGTATTTCCTCAAGTTCATCACTGGAAATG TGTCGTATGGACCCTGGCACAAGCATGTCCGGGGCTGGTGGGAGCAGCGAATGCACTACCCCATCCTCTATCTCTTCTATGAAGACCTCAAGGAG GATCTGAACAGAGAGGTGCGGAAAGTGATGAAGTTCCTGGGCCGGGAGATTTCGAATGAGGCGGTGGCCTCCATTGTCAAACACACCTCCTTCGAATCGATGAAGGAAAATCCGGCCTGCAACTATTCCAACGTGCCCTCATCCATCTTTGATACCAACACTTCCGTCTtcatgaggaaag GGCAAGTGGGAGACTGGAAGAACCACTTCACCATCGCTCAGGCTGAGGTCTTTGATGCTGTGTATCGTCGATGGATGGAGGGGTCTGATCTGCAGTTCCGCACCCAGCTCTAg